The Mesorhizobium sp. B1-1-8 genome contains a region encoding:
- a CDS encoding ATP-binding cassette domain-containing protein has product MNDKPAILELRNVNKSFGPIDVLHDISLRVRAGEVLCLLGDNGAGKSTLIKTLAGVHKPTSGQILMDGQPVTFTGPSDAQGRGIATVHQFGGTFPLMSIGRSFFVGVEPTKGWGPFRIYDRKRANEIAVKAVRDFGITRIDDGDRLVGGLSGGERQSLAIARAVYFGARVLILDEPTAALGVKQASHVLRIVNEAKRRGLAVVFITHQVMHAMTVGDHFAVLIRGAIAADFRRGEKSREEITDLMAGGETMADLEAQVEGYMETHEGHPPSIQRLEEPTAR; this is encoded by the coding sequence ATGAACGACAAACCTGCCATTCTTGAACTGAGGAACGTCAACAAGTCCTTCGGACCGATCGACGTCCTGCACGACATTTCGCTGAGGGTGCGCGCCGGCGAAGTGCTTTGCCTGCTCGGCGACAACGGCGCCGGCAAGTCCACGCTCATCAAGACCCTGGCCGGGGTCCACAAGCCCACCAGCGGACAGATCCTGATGGATGGTCAGCCGGTAACGTTCACGGGACCAAGCGATGCGCAGGGACGCGGAATCGCCACGGTGCACCAGTTCGGCGGCACGTTTCCGCTGATGAGCATCGGGCGCTCCTTCTTCGTGGGCGTCGAGCCGACCAAAGGCTGGGGACCGTTCAGGATCTACGACCGCAAGCGCGCCAACGAGATCGCGGTGAAAGCGGTCCGGGATTTCGGCATCACCCGCATCGATGACGGCGACCGCCTGGTCGGCGGCCTGTCGGGCGGCGAGCGCCAGTCGCTCGCCATTGCGCGCGCCGTGTATTTTGGAGCGCGCGTGCTGATCCTGGACGAGCCGACCGCGGCGCTCGGCGTCAAGCAGGCCTCGCATGTGCTGCGCATCGTCAACGAGGCCAAAAGGCGTGGCCTGGCGGTGGTCTTCATCACCCACCAGGTCATGCATGCCATGACCGTCGGCGACCATTTCGCGGTGCTGATCCGCGGCGCCATCGCCGCCGATTTCCGCAGGGGCGAAAAGTCCCGCGAGGAGATCACGGACCTGATGGCCGGCGGCGAGACCATGGCCGATCTGGAGGCCCAGGTCGAAGGGTACATGGAAACACATGAGGGGCATCCACCATCCATCCAACGTCTGGAGGAGCCAACCGCGCGCTAG
- a CDS encoding ABC transporter permease: MDMVKSLLRRPEAGSILSLVGVVLFFVLFGGANLVTLVGAASWVNFAANLGIVAIPVGLLMIAGELDISIGALIPAGSMTTAMLSGYYGLPITVGIAGALAVGIAVGLVNGLLTIRTSVPSLIITLATLVAMQGVVLSASVLLTGNASVALTAPDWAKFLFGQLIGGSHQVIIVWWLAFAAIMGFVLHKTRYGNWLFAMGGDKVSARNAGIPTNRMTIALFVLSAVSATFVGICQAILFNSAQVSGGMNFIFNAIVSVVVGGVLLTGGFGSVVGIFVGTITFAIVSQGIYFTQIDRNWSNLIIGVMLLLAVLMNQSFRDLALYFRPGRKRTLPREPANP, encoded by the coding sequence ATGGACATGGTCAAGTCCTTGCTGCGCCGTCCGGAAGCCGGGTCGATCCTCAGCCTCGTCGGCGTGGTGCTGTTCTTCGTCCTGTTCGGCGGCGCCAATCTGGTCACGCTGGTCGGGGCGGCAAGTTGGGTCAATTTCGCGGCCAATCTCGGCATTGTCGCCATTCCGGTTGGGCTGCTGATGATCGCCGGCGAACTCGATATCTCGATCGGCGCTTTGATCCCGGCAGGTTCGATGACCACCGCCATGCTGTCGGGCTACTACGGACTGCCTATAACGGTGGGCATTGCCGGCGCGCTGGCGGTCGGCATTGCGGTCGGCCTGGTCAACGGCCTGCTGACCATTCGGACTTCGGTGCCGTCGCTGATCATCACGCTTGCCACGCTCGTCGCCATGCAGGGCGTGGTGCTCAGTGCGTCTGTGCTTCTTACCGGCAATGCCAGCGTGGCGCTCACCGCGCCGGACTGGGCAAAATTCCTGTTCGGACAGCTGATCGGCGGCAGCCACCAGGTCATCATCGTCTGGTGGCTCGCGTTCGCCGCCATCATGGGTTTCGTCCTGCACAAGACGCGTTACGGCAATTGGCTGTTTGCAATGGGCGGCGACAAGGTCAGCGCCCGCAACGCCGGCATTCCGACGAACCGCATGACGATCGCGCTGTTTGTGCTGTCCGCGGTCAGCGCGACGTTCGTCGGTATCTGCCAGGCGATCCTGTTCAATTCCGCCCAGGTCTCGGGCGGCATGAACTTCATCTTCAACGCCATCGTGTCCGTCGTGGTGGGCGGTGTGCTGCTGACCGGCGGCTTCGGCTCGGTTGTCGGCATCTTCGTCGGCACCATCACCTTCGCCATCGTCAGCCAGGGCATCTACTTCACCCAGATCGACCGGAACTGGTCGAACCTGATCATCGGCGTCATGCTTTTGCTGGCGGTGCTGATGAACCAGTCGTTCCGCGACCTGGCCCTGTACTTCAGACCCGGGCGCAAACGAACCTTGCCGCGGGAGCCGGCAAACCCTTGA
- a CDS encoding ABC transporter permease → MLAVLLFFGVVGGSGFFSAAGAASWLNIASEIGIIALPIGLLMIAGELDISVGAVIPAASLTAAIVSGHYGLPDWLGITAALGLGLAVGFINGLFVTRTTIPSLIITIGTMFGTMGLTLGLTVKIAGSTGVSLVPDPFTKQILGDYLGGMFQVTILWWVVFVIGLFWLLHVSPVGNWIYALGGDKESARNVGIPTKRLTIGLFMLSGFSAAFVGVSEVMVYQSAQVLAGQSFIFNSIMCVVIGGVLLTGGFGSIVGIVFGTLTFSIVNQGIYFTSLDPNVGSVIIGALLLIAVLTNDTFRQLALSYSSKKGGQS, encoded by the coding sequence ATGCTCGCGGTCCTGCTTTTCTTTGGCGTGGTCGGCGGCAGCGGCTTCTTCTCCGCGGCCGGTGCCGCGAGCTGGCTGAATATCGCTTCCGAGATCGGGATCATTGCGCTGCCGATAGGGCTGCTGATGATCGCCGGGGAATTGGACATCTCGGTCGGCGCGGTGATCCCTGCGGCGTCACTCACGGCTGCCATCGTCTCGGGCCACTATGGCCTGCCTGATTGGCTCGGCATAACGGCAGCGCTTGGCCTTGGCCTCGCGGTCGGCTTCATCAATGGGCTGTTTGTGACAAGGACGACCATCCCGTCGCTCATCATCACCATCGGCACCATGTTCGGCACGATGGGGCTGACGCTGGGCCTCACCGTCAAGATCGCCGGCAGCACCGGCGTCTCGCTCGTGCCGGATCCTTTCACCAAGCAGATACTCGGCGATTATCTCGGCGGCATGTTCCAGGTGACGATTCTGTGGTGGGTGGTGTTCGTCATTGGCCTGTTCTGGCTGTTGCATGTCTCGCCCGTCGGCAACTGGATCTATGCGCTCGGCGGCGACAAGGAGAGCGCGCGCAATGTCGGCATCCCGACCAAGCGGCTCACCATCGGCCTGTTCATGCTGTCCGGCTTCAGCGCCGCTTTCGTTGGGGTCAGCGAGGTGATGGTCTACCAAAGCGCGCAGGTTCTGGCGGGGCAGTCTTTCATTTTCAATTCCATCATGTGCGTCGTCATCGGCGGCGTCTTGCTCACGGGCGGCTTCGGCTCGATCGTCGGCATCGTGTTCGGCACGCTGACCTTTTCGATCGTGAACCAGGGCATCTATTTCACCAGCCTGGATCCCAATGTCGGCAGCGTCATCATCGGCGCGCTTCTGCTGATCGCGGTGCTGACCAACGACACGTTCCGGCAGCTGGCGCTCAGCTATTCGTCGAAGAAGGGAGGACAGTCATGA
- a CDS encoding sugar ABC transporter substrate-binding protein produces MKLFKTLVSTAMLIGFSTGATLAANIFVVGGKPDDPFWSIVKRGAEDAGKVVEAQGGKVTWLGPQNYDNLGVDAAELIRQAIDQKADAIVGPDWVPEAMDPAFKAVRDAGIPLLIYNAGGLKAADRLGAMNYVGSDDYKGGVAAGEYLTKAGNKKGVCINTLPGAANIEAFCGGFKEGMKNGGGEADVLPLPATSFGSATAVAQAVKAYLLQHQDVNAVFTIGNVDANSAMNGITQAGKVGKVHLCGMNFDETILNNIKGGQQDCAIDQQGYLQGYLAVAILNGHVNYGLSVPTREILTGPGIIDKANVDATIAGVKAGTR; encoded by the coding sequence ATGAAGCTTTTCAAGACACTCGTCTCGACGGCGATGCTGATCGGGTTCAGCACCGGCGCGACGCTCGCCGCCAACATATTCGTGGTCGGCGGCAAGCCCGACGATCCGTTCTGGTCGATCGTCAAGCGCGGCGCCGAAGACGCCGGCAAGGTGGTCGAGGCTCAAGGCGGCAAGGTCACCTGGCTCGGTCCGCAGAACTACGACAATCTGGGTGTCGACGCCGCCGAACTGATCCGCCAGGCCATCGACCAGAAGGCCGACGCCATCGTCGGGCCGGACTGGGTGCCGGAAGCCATGGACCCTGCGTTCAAGGCAGTGAGAGACGCAGGCATTCCGCTGCTTATCTACAATGCCGGCGGGCTGAAAGCGGCCGATCGTCTCGGCGCCATGAACTATGTCGGCTCGGACGACTATAAAGGCGGCGTCGCGGCCGGCGAGTACCTCACCAAGGCCGGCAACAAGAAAGGCGTCTGCATCAACACGCTGCCAGGCGCCGCCAACATCGAGGCCTTTTGCGGTGGCTTCAAAGAGGGGATGAAGAACGGCGGCGGCGAAGCCGATGTGCTGCCGTTGCCGGCCACCTCCTTCGGCTCGGCCACGGCCGTCGCGCAGGCGGTGAAGGCCTACCTGCTGCAGCATCAGGATGTGAACGCCGTCTTCACGATCGGCAACGTCGATGCGAACTCTGCCATGAACGGCATTACCCAGGCCGGCAAGGTCGGAAAAGTGCACCTGTGCGGCATGAATTTCGACGAGACCATCCTGAACAACATCAAGGGCGGCCAGCAGGACTGCGCGATCGACCAGCAGGGTTATCTGCAGGGCTATCTCGCGGTTGCAATCCTGAACGGCCACGTCAACTATGGTTTGTCGGTGCCCACCCGCGAGATCCTGACGGGACCAGGCATCATCGACAAGGCAAATGTCGACGCCACCATCGCCGGCGTGAAAGCAGGGACGCGATAA
- a CDS encoding sterol desaturase family protein, giving the protein MDDLQYGTRDKRGNWAPHRRAEPAPIWHRPLNARKVVAWIPEFFWPWNTFHLATALIWVNLLIPSWQSLARFSLLNYLWLYGLNAAGIFLFYGFFELRYYVQRKQQNRFKYNPKFPSDAPSDVFWFQSQNIDNFARSFFVTIPLWTVVEIVMLWAYANSWAVWLPWTTNWLYLSFLVLVAPAVHEVYFFFLHRAIHWPPLYKWVHSVHHNSINPSPWSSLSMHPVEGFLYHAEAWLHLLIPSNPVCAYFTLHGAGFGAVNGHLGFEIFEITDKVNLDSHSYIHYLHHKYFEVNYGGDGLVPLDKLFGTWHDGSKEADEAMKARFRKKKEKMRGRQEGRGDPASGMPAE; this is encoded by the coding sequence ATGGATGACCTTCAGTATGGAACCCGCGACAAACGCGGCAATTGGGCCCCGCACCGGCGGGCCGAGCCGGCGCCGATCTGGCACCGTCCGCTCAATGCGAGGAAGGTGGTGGCGTGGATCCCCGAATTCTTCTGGCCGTGGAACACGTTCCATCTCGCGACGGCGCTCATTTGGGTAAATCTGCTTATCCCGAGCTGGCAGAGCCTCGCGCGCTTCTCGTTGCTCAACTACCTTTGGCTATACGGCCTCAACGCCGCCGGGATTTTTCTCTTTTACGGCTTCTTCGAGCTGCGCTACTACGTCCAGCGCAAGCAGCAGAACCGTTTCAAATACAATCCGAAATTTCCGTCGGACGCGCCGTCCGACGTGTTCTGGTTCCAAAGCCAGAACATCGACAATTTCGCCCGCTCGTTTTTCGTCACCATACCGCTGTGGACGGTGGTCGAGATCGTGATGCTGTGGGCCTATGCAAACAGCTGGGCGGTTTGGCTGCCTTGGACTACGAACTGGCTTTATCTATCGTTTCTGGTGCTTGTCGCGCCGGCCGTGCACGAGGTCTATTTCTTCTTCCTGCACAGGGCGATCCATTGGCCGCCGCTCTACAAATGGGTGCATTCGGTCCATCACAATTCGATCAATCCGAGCCCGTGGTCGTCGCTGTCGATGCACCCGGTCGAAGGGTTTCTCTATCATGCCGAAGCCTGGCTGCACCTGCTGATCCCTTCCAACCCTGTCTGCGCCTACTTCACGCTGCACGGAGCGGGTTTCGGCGCGGTCAACGGACACCTCGGTTTTGAAATATTCGAAATCACCGACAAAGTTAACCTCGATAGCCATTCTTATATACACTACCTGCACCACAAGTATTTCGAGGTAAATTACGGCGGCGATGGGCTGGTGCCCCTCGATAAGCTGTTCGGGACCTGGCACGACGGCAGCAAAGAGGCCGACGAGGCCATGAAGGCGCGCTTCCGCAAGAAGAAGGAAAAGATGCGAGGCCGCCAGGAAGGCCGCGGTGATCCGGCGTCCGGAATGCCGGCGGAATAA